Genomic segment of Rhodococcus sp. W8901:
GATCGCGGTGACCTGCGGTGGGACCGGTGGCAGCGTCAGCATCGCGGCGGTGTCGACGGCCACGAGTTCCGATGGGCGGCCGTCGATCCGGCGGACGAGACGGTTGTTGGCGATCGGCAGCCATTCGGCGAGTTGCCGGTTGAAGTCCGCCGGCGAAGCGAAGGTCCGCCCGGGCAGGAACGATGTTTCCAGATACCGGTTGGCACGTTCGACGATGCCCTTCGATTCCGGGTCATAGGGCTTGAGTTGGATCATTATCGTGGCCAGGGTGCCGACGAATGCGGTGACTGGATCGGTCAGGCGGCCGCGGCGCCCGATCCCGGCCTCGTTGTCCCACCACAACTGGTGCGGGACGGCCCCGAGATGGTCGGACAGCAGCCGCCACATCCCGGCGACCAGGTCCATCGTGACGCGACTCGGCAACATCATCGCGGTCACGAACCGGGAGAAGGCCGCCACCATCACCAGCACCGGCGGCGAACCCACCTGCCCGGCCCCGAGGGGGACCTTCGCCGGCGGGAACCACAGGTCGCACTGCACTGCCCGGCCGGGCTGATGGTCGAGACGGTCTGCCGGATCGGCCGGGGCATACTCGGGCCGGATGGCCCGGACCCGCTCACGCAGCCACGTAATCGAACCGGTCCAGCCGATCCGCTCGGCGATGACCGTCGCCGGCATCGTCGGATACGCCGTCAACAACGCCCGAATCCTCGGCTCCGCTGCACTGATCGCCGACTCCACCGGCGGCCGCGAATAGGTCGGCGGCCGGTCGCCGGCCAGCGCGTTCGCGACGGTGTCCCGGGCAACACCCAACTGTTTCGCGATGGCACGCTGCGACAACCCCTCGCTGCAATGAAGGTGCCGAATCAAGGCCCAATCTTCCATGGAGATCACCCATCCGATCGTGGTTGGGTGGCCTGGTTTTCAACCGTCGTTTCTGGCCTGATTTTCGACCGTCGTCAACAGGAGTCATGTCAGGTTCGAGGAAGTACCCGGCCGAGCTGCGTGAGCGGGCGGTGCGGATGGTCGCCGAGGTGCGTGGCGAGTATTCGTCGGAGTGGGCGGCGATCGAGTCGGTTGCCGACAAGTTGGGCATCGGGTCGGCACAGACCCTGTTGAACTGGGTTCGTCGCGATCAGGTCGACGCGGGGAAGCGTCCCGGGGTGACCAGCGAGATGGCCGAGGAACTCCGGAAGCTCCGAGCTGAGAATCGAGAACTCAAGCGCGCCAACGATATTCTGAAGTCTGCATCGACTTTCTTCGCGGCGGAGCTCGACCGCCGCAATCGGTGATCGTTGACTACATCGACGAACATAAGCAGGAGTACGGCATCGAGCCGATCTGCCGCGTGCTGACCGCACATGGCTGCAAGATCGCGCCGTCCACCTACTACGACTTCTGTGCCCGCCGGCGGCTGCCGTGCAGGCGTCAGATCCGTGACGAGGAGCTCAAAGTCGAGATTACCCGTGTTCACCGGGAGAACTACTCGGTTTACGGCGCCCAGAAAGTGTGGCTGCAATGCCACCGGGAGGGCATCGCGGTGGCCCGCTGCGCGGTCGAACGCCTGATGGGCGACCTCGGCCTCGAGGGAGCCCGCCGCGGCAAGACCAAACGCACCACGATCGCCGATCCCCAGGCGGGGCGTCCCGACGATCTGGTGCAACGCCAGTTCTGCCCCGAAGCACCAAATGTGTTGTAGGTAGCGGACTTCACGTACGTGTCGACTTGGTCCGGCTGGGTGTATGTGGCGTTCGTGATCGATGCGTACGCCCGCCGAATCGTCGGGTGGCGCACCGCGACCACCATGACCTCGCAGCTGGTGCTCGACGCGATCGAACACGCGATCTGGACCCGGCATCGCGAGGGCATCGACGACCTGTCCGGACTGATTCATCACCACGATCGCGGGTCGCAAGGCGGATTCAACCGGTCGTCGCAACACCTCGATCATGGAGGTGTGCGATGGGACGTGGTGGGAAGCGGATGTCGGAAGCGCCTTCGGGTGCGCGGCGGCAGTGGGCGGCGGATCGGGCGCTGAGGCCGCCGATGCGTTCACCAGGCCGGCCAGAGCCATCGCGTGCGGTGCAGCGGGACTTCTGGCGGCGGATCGCTTCGGGCGTGACGACGTTGCAGGCGGCGGAAGCTGTTGGCGTGTCGTGGCCGGTCGGGTCCCGCTGGTTCCGTCACGCTGGCGGAATGCCGCCGATCAGCCTGGCCGAGCCCACGGGCCGCTACCTGTCATTCGCTGAGCGTGAGGAGATCGCGCTACTGCGAGCGCAGGATGTCGGTGTCCGTGAGATCGCCCGCAGGATCGGACGGGACCCGGGGACGATTTCACGTGAGCTTCGGCGCAATGCAGCGACCCGGAGCGGAAAGCAGGTCTACCGGGCCCTGGTGGCGCAGTGGAAGGCGCAGCAGGCGGCGAATCGTCCGAAGACCGCAAAGCTGGTGGGCAACGACGTGTTGCGTGAGTACGTGCAGGAGCGCCTTGCCGGCAGCGTTCGGTGCCCCGATGGCAGCGTGGCCACGGGCCCGGCGACACCAACGTGGAAGGGGTTGAACAAGCCGCATCGGCAGGACCGGAAGTGGGCGATGGCGTGGAGCCCGGAACAGATATCGCAGCGGCTGAAGGTGGATTTCCCTGATGATGAGTCCATGCGCATCAGCCATGAGGCGATCTACCAGTCGCTGTTCATCGAGGGCCGTGGCGCGCTCAAACGCGAACTGGTGACGTGCCTGCGTACCGGCCGCGCGCTGCGGGAGCCTCGGGCACGGTCGCAGAACAAGCCACAAGGGCATGTCAACGCGAATGTCGTTCTCTCACAACATCCAGCTGAAGCCGCCGATCGCGCGGTCCCCGGCCACTGGGAGGGCGATCTGATCATCGGCACCGGCCGATCCGCGATAGGCACGCTCGTCGAGCGCAGCAGCCGATCCGTCCTCCTCGTGCATCTTCCTCGGCTGGAAGGCTGGGGCGAGAAACCACCCGTGAAGAACGGTACGTCGCTAGGCGGTAACGGCGCTGTCGCGATGAACGCCGCTCTGGCGACCTCGATGACGAGGCTCCCCGGACAGCTCCGCAAGACCCTGACCTGGGACCGCGGGAAAGAGCTCTCCGGACATGCCCAGTTCACACTCGATACCGGCACGAGAGTGTTCTTCGCCGATCCACACTCCCCGTGGCAGCGACCCACGAACGAGAATATGAACGGGCTGCTGCGCCAGTACTTCCCGAAGGGAACCGATCTGTCGCGCTGGTCTGCGGAGGACCTCGAAGCTGTTGCATTCGCTGTCAACAACCGACCCCGCAAGATCCTCGGCTGGAAGACCCCCGCCGAAGTCTTCGACGAACAACTACGCTCACTTTGACAGCCCGGTGTTGCATCGACCAGTTGAACTCGCCCAATACACGTCCATCGCCTTCACCAAGCGACTCGTCGACGCCAGCATCGATGCCTCGATCGGCGCCACCGGCAACAGCTACGACAACGCCCTCGCCGAATCGATCAACGGCCTCTACAAGACCGAACTGATCAAGGCCCAGGGCCCGTGGCGGACCGTTGACCAGGTCGAAGTCGCCACCCTCGAATGGGTCGACTGGTTCAATCACCGGCGGTTGTACGAACACTGCGGCGACCTGCCGCCGGCCGAGTATGAAGCCCTCTACTACCGTGATCACCGAACTCAGCCCATCGCTGAGTTCTCAAACTCGTAAGTCTCCAGACATGCCGGGGCGATTCAACCTGCGATGTCGCGCGGTCGGTGTGGAGTGAATTGGCGGGTGAATCCCGGGCCTGTCACGCCAATCAGGACATTCACCGCTCTTCAGTCGGTAATGTGCTGTCCGAATGCTGTGCCCCGGGGGAGGCTCGGTGCCGAGTTGATGACCGCCCGTGAGCACATTCGGTGTAGCGCGGCATGTTCAAGGTTCAAGGGGAGGACGTTCGCATGAGGAATTCCAAGGTCGGGCGCGCCCGGGTTCTGGCGGCCGCGGTAGTCGTGTCCGCGGCCTCGCTGCTCGCGGTGCCGGCCACGGCGTCCGCCGACAACGGCGCCCCCGCCACCTTCGGCGCCTCCGGCGCCTACCTAGCGAAGTCCACCAAGAACTCCGACCGCAAGGTCACCATCTCGGTGTATTCGCCGTCGATGGACCGCAACATCCCCCTCGAGGTCATCCTGCCCGCCGATCGCAGCCAGCCGCGCCCGACGCTGTACCTGATCAACGGCGCCGGTGGCGGCGAGGACTCGGCCACCTGGCAGCGCAATGCCGACATGATGGACTTCTTCAAGGACAAGAACGTCAACGTCGTCACCCCGCTCGAGGGCGCCTTCAGCTACTACACCGACTGGCAGAAGGACGATTCGAAGCTCGGCCGTCAGAAGTGGCAGACCTTCCTGACCCAGGAACTGCCGCCCGTCATCGACGCCGAGTTCGGCACCAACAAGGTGCAGTCCGTCGCTGCGATCTCGATGACCGCCACCTCGGTGCTCAACCTGGCGATCGCCAAGCCCGGCTTCTACAAGAGCGTCGGCTCGTACAGCGGCTGCGCCGAGACCAGCACCTGGGCTGGACAGAACGCCATCCGGCTCGTCACCGGCGTCCGGGGTGGCGTC
This window contains:
- the istA gene encoding IS21 family transposase — translated: MEDWALIRHLHCSEGLSQRAIAKQLGVARDTVANALAGDRPPTYSRPPVESAISAAEPRIRALLTAYPTMPATVIAERIGWTGSITWLRERVRAIRPEYAPADPADRLDHQPGRAVQCDLWFPPAKVPLGAGQVGSPPVLVMVAAFSRFVTAMMLPSRVTMDLVAGMWRLLSDHLGAVPHQLWWDNEAGIGRRGRLTDPVTAFVGTLATIMIQLKPYDPESKGIVERANRYLETSFLPGRTFASPADFNRQLAEWLPIANNRLVRRIDGRPSELVAVDTAAMLTLPPVPPQVTAITELRLPRDYYVRVAGNDYSVDPSAIGHLVEVTAGLEAVTVARGGQRLATHERLWARGLTVTDPAHLEAAARMRQRFQQSHTGADDVDHPVRDLGDYDRAFDVDFTCTATVSDATDVVGEVA
- a CDS encoding transposase, with the protein product MSGSRKYPAELRERAVRMVAEVRGEYSSEWAAIESVADKLGIGSAQTLLNWVRRDQVDAGKRPGVTSEMAEELRKLRAENRELKRANDILKSASTFFAAELDRRNR
- a CDS encoding IS3 family transposase; the protein is MIVDYIDEHKQEYGIEPICRVLTAHGCKIAPSTYYDFCARRRLPCRRQIRDEELKVEITRVHRENYSVYGAQKVWLQCHREGIAVARCAVERLMGDLGLEGARRGKTKRTTIADPQAGRPDDLVQRQFCPEAPNVL
- a CDS encoding DDE-type integrase/transposase/recombinase; protein product: MSTWSGWVYVAFVIDAYARRIVGWRTATTMTSQLVLDAIEHAIWTRHREGIDDLSGLIHHHDRGSQGGFNRSSQHLDHGGVRWDVVGSGCRKRLRVRGGSGRRIGR
- a CDS encoding IS30 family transposase: MSEAPSGARRQWAADRALRPPMRSPGRPEPSRAVQRDFWRRIASGVTTLQAAEAVGVSWPVGSRWFRHAGGMPPISLAEPTGRYLSFAEREEIALLRAQDVGVREIARRIGRDPGTISRELRRNAATRSGKQVYRALVAQWKAQQAANRPKTAKLVGNDVLREYVQERLAGSVRCPDGSVATGPATPTWKGLNKPHRQDRKWAMAWSPEQISQRLKVDFPDDESMRISHEAIYQSLFIEGRGALKRELVTCLRTGRALREPRARSQNKPQGHVNANVVLSQHPAEAADRAVPGHWEGDLIIGTGRSAIGTLVERSSRSVLLVHLPRLEGWGEKPPVKNGTSLGGNGAVAMNAALATSMTRLPGQLRKTLTWDRGKELSGHAQFTLDTGTRVFFADPHSPWQRPTNENMNGLLRQYFPKGTDLSRWSAEDLEAVAFAVNNRPRKILGWKTPAEVFDEQLRSL
- a CDS encoding alpha/beta hydrolase, translating into MRNSKVGRARVLAAAVVVSAASLLAVPATASADNGAPATFGASGAYLAKSTKNSDRKVTISVYSPSMDRNIPLEVILPADRSQPRPTLYLINGAGGGEDSATWQRNADMMDFFKDKNVNVVTPLEGAFSYYTDWQKDDSKLGRQKWQTFLTQELPPVIDAEFGTNKVQSVAAISMTATSVLNLAIAKPGFYKSVGSYSGCAETSTWAGQNAIRLVTGVRGGVDVTNMWGPLDGPGWVQNDPVVNAEKLRGTELYVSTGSGLPGPHDQLNSPGIDGKPLAQAERVVVGGVIEAATNYCTHNLANRLAELKIPATFDFKPTGTHSWGYWKDDLHNSWPMIARSMGI